Within the Hevea brasiliensis isolate MT/VB/25A 57/8 chromosome 2, ASM3005281v1, whole genome shotgun sequence genome, the region atggccggactctgtccgtttgttttcttgaaattgggcccaaatgggccttagaattgggtaaatgaacagttaaggcttactacgggcctcgggggctttaggctggcccaggtcctagtgccggtccggcccataggttgggtcgtaacaaccggaaaggagagaaacaagaacggagtgagtataatcatagacagaatattgaaagacgcagtagtagctgtgaaaagagtaggagatagaattatactagtaaagctagtactagaaggagaaacaataaatatagttagtgcttatgccccacaaataggactagacagtgagagtaaacaaaggttttgggaagatatggatgatttaatgcaaagcataccgaatgaagagaatgttttcattggtggagatttgaatggacatgtaggaagtgatagacaaggttatgagaatgttcatggaggttttggttttggcagtcgaaatgaggagagaaaaagcatcctggattttgctatggcatacgacctaatactagcaaatacctactttataaaaagagagtcacatttagtgactttcaaaagtgggcaacatagaatccaaatcgacttcctcttaaccaggaagacaaatagagctctatgcaaggattgcaaggtcattccaggagaggctttaacaagtcaacataggttggtggtcttggatgtcaagtttaggaacaattcaagtaaggtcagaagaaatagtgtagctcgaacaaagtggtgggagttcaaaggagtaaagcaagtgaagttcaaaaatgagcttctcgagtccaaaGTATGgaagccaatgatatgtggatacagatggcatcaaagattagagaagtagctagaaaagtacttggagagtctaaaagacatggaccaccctcaaaagagagatggtggtggaatgaggaagtacaaaaggcagtgaagagaaaaagggaatggtataagaaattacctaaatgtgataataatgaggcatatgaacaatacaagatagcaaagaaaaaggcaaaaaaggtagttagtcaagcaagagcacaggactttgaaaagttatatgagaaacttggaactaaattggaactaaagaaggggagaaagatatttatagattagcaaggagtagagaaaggaaatgtcaagatctcaatcaagttaggtgcattaaggataaagaaggaaaagtgttggtgaaagatgaggacattaaagaaagatggagaaattattttaatgatcttttaataatagtcaaaatggtaatagcgtgaatatagattatagaacaatagaaaagaatgtaaattatactagaaggattcgatctttagaagtaaatgaagcacttaagagaatgaaagtgggtaaagcctgtggacccgatgaaataccaattgaagtgtggaagtatttgggagatatgggagtggcatggttaactaaattatttaataagattctaaactcaaagaaaatgcctgatgaatggagaaagagtattttagtacctatttttaaaaataagagagacatacagagttgctcaaactataggcgaattaaactcatgagccatactatgaagttatgggagagagttgtggagcatcgactacgtcatgatacttctatctctctcaatcaatttggtttcatgcccggtcgttcaactatggaagcgatctttctcattagaagcttgatggagaaatatagagatgtgaagaaagatctacacatagtttttattgatttggagaaggcttatgatagtgttccaagagaggtcttatggaatgtgttagaacaaaagagggtatctattaggtacatacaagtattgaaagatatgtatgaaggagcaactactattgtgcgcacagtgggaggggacacaagagattttctgatctcaattagattacaccaaggatcagccataagcccttacctttttacattagttttagatgaactgacgaaacatatacaagagaataTTCCTTAGTGCATGaccttttaaattttaataattaatcctgAATTGATAGCCATTAAGAAAATAGTTATTGAAAATACGCAaaagttattttaatatttaaaattcattaactaataaaatttaaaatttaaattatatgtattgcggttataaaaattaattaaagaataatTAGGAATGGTAATGCATgagtattttttaatatttaatttgatagtttttgaatatataattaagcttGAATAatttaggataaattttaatttaaatcagtAAATTTAATCATAATAATATAATACCCTTATGTGGATTAAGAAGAAAACATATTTTTGCACaaattgataaattttttaaattaattgtgtttttataaaaaaaaaaacacaaaaaatttaaattaaaagttgATGGAAATAGAAATTTCAATCCACCAGCAAAGCTCTTTAGCGGGAAATAATCAATCATTGAACTCTGATATTTCAATGGCCCCAGCCTTTCCTCCTCTCATCTCTTTCCTCTCCAGagagaaaaattgaaaattagggCTATTCATCAATGGAAGGCAGTGAAAGCGAGGCGGTTTTCGAATCGCTGAATCTAAAACCCCGAGTTCTCGTCAACGAAATCCTTAACACCGTCGAGAATTTGTTCGATGACGCTTTCGATTTCTATCATCAGTAAGTCTGGCGTTTCACATTTCCCTACCCTGGGTGCatattttgcttttttttttgtgCCCCTCTTTTCCTATCGGTATAGAATTATCTCAGtctctttttgtaatttttgtgaaTGCTTGTTGTTGCAGAGAAGCTTCGACCCTTTTGAAAACCGAAGGCACTGATAGATCTCAACATATAAACCAGGTAAACTAATTTTGTTCTTTCTATTTCTCAAATATAATCTAAGGCAAGCCTTCAAATTTGTTTCAATtcaatttgtttttcttttaattctttctAGCCCCCTTTCTCCCCTTGGAGTCTAGTCTGGTAGTTAGTAAAGCCATACTTCCAAATCCTTATCTGGGTTCTCATTTTAAGTAAAATAACGAAATGGGTATAGATTTAAATTTACAAGGATCATCAATCAAGTTAAAATTTAACGTCAAGCGTTTGCCCAGCTGctaattgttttttatttttttttatttttttggggcATTTCTTACATTGCTAGTACTATTTGCAAGATGCCATTATTAATTCTTCCTGTTGGGTGCTAACTCCCTGGTGCTTCTGATTTTTCGTTGTTTTTAGGGTATTGATCATATTCGCAATGTAATACTATCAAATATGGGAAGAAGATTGGGTATGTGGCAGGAATACTGTCTTCGCCACTGTTTTGCAGTGCCTCAAGGTTTCTCTTTACCAAAAAGTGTATGTTCTCTCTGTTAGATGTTTGGTTTCTCTTCATGCAATTTTGCTTTACTTTGTCACATGTATTTGTTAACTACTACTCATTTTCTTCtttcatatttaatatttttttttccttttaactaTTTTTTGATTGATTACTTAGATTGTATTACCAACTATTTTTATTCATTGGAGATTGTGCTACCACATTTTGTTTATCAGATTGTGGTGATTGCAACTTTGCTAATCGTTAGCAAGTGCAATTTTATCTTCTCATGCAATAGTTTTTAGTGTGAGTAATATCTTTCTCCATTGTTTCTATTTGCAAGATTAATCAGTTTTGTCATCTTTTCTTTAGGTCAAGTattataattcaattaatttctaGGAAGTTAAGTTTCATTTGAGATCACATCAATTTTGTAGCGGTTGCTGATAAATACCTTTTGCACATGAACATCTAGAAGCTGATGCTTAATTAATGTCATTGGCAGGTAGACAGCAGATGCATGCTTTCATACAAGTGATATTTTAAGCTGGTCAATATGGATTATGCCGTTATGGATGTAGAATTTTAGTGGAATTAAAATGATTTCCCATTTGATCTACTGTTGTCCTTGAGAGATAATGGTGATGGTAATTATGCACATTTTCAAGTAGAGGAATAAGAAAATGTTGCCTTCATGTTAATTGAAAAAGCAAATTGATGCAAGGTCCCTTTGAATAGGTTTAAGGGGAAAGACTTTTGTAAACTTTTCAGAAGTTTCAGTTGGAAGAAGCTTCTGATGAAGAATGAAGAAATATGAGAGGACGTGTATAGTTTGTCATGAGCTTTTTCTTGACATGTTTGATTTGATGacttattttaatttatgttgCCAGATTTTGCATGTATAATGATGCTACATTATCTGCATTTTGTGTGTTTTGAATTATAATGGTATTTGCAAAGCACTATAAAAATGTTCAACAATTAGAGACTAGTGGAAATGACAAAAGAAAGGGCATAACtacatagaaaagggaatacgtATATTTAAACAATCTAATATATAGGAAATTAGAGGTGCTATTCGTCCGTTTATGTGGCAAATCATTTATAATGTGAAATCTCGTCCACATTCATAAATTTTTCCTATTGTATTTTTTGTGGTAGCGTTTGTCCTTAGAACACATAATCGCATCTTCTTGGTGATCCACAGGGAGTAATCAATTTCTGATTATACTCATGACTGACATCttctttataatttataatttttttggaaGGAATCACTGGATGAAAGTATGACATGCCATGATGTGATCTGTGATCCAGATCTGGATGCACAGTTGGATTCCTTGAGAAATAGGCTTACTTTGGTAAGAAGAATTTTGTTTTATCATATTGCATGAATTTCCATCTGTGTGAGTTGTGTTGAAGAATTTTGCAAGGACTTCCATCTGCATGTGGTTATGTGTGAGTGTGTAAAATTGACTTTCCTTGTTGTGGAAATTCATTCTATAGATTGGGAAGGAGTCCTCTGAAATGAATCGCGAGCTTCAAGCATTGGAAAGACAATCTGCTTCAAGTGATAGTTGTGCTGCACTGGTCAATGAAGCATTACAGCTATATGAGCAAAATTCTGCACATGACATGCTTCTAGGTAATTGTTTAAGCATTTAATTATGTTCAATTTCTAGTTGGCATCCACATAATGTAAAATTATCCTAAAGAGATTATGAATATTGCGGAtattatttatatgaattatgAAGATACGAGATTTTGTAGGACTTAGTTTTTAACTCATTGAAAGTACCATGAATCATGTACCTTTCTCAATGGAATTCTCATACTACGGGTCTCTATGCAGAACTGTCCCCCAGTCATTGATGATTTAAGTGGTTTAACATTATGTGCCACATGGCAATATTTTTGTTCCTTTGCATTATTTCTACTttatttcttgaattttttttagttattttctttCCATACTTTATGTTGTAACTACCTTGAAGTCTTCTAAACAAGTTCTCATTCCCAACCACACCGACCGGATGCAGAAGTTCATTTTTATGCCTGTACATCTTGTACTTTTAACTGTTAGCAACCTTGGGCTCTGCCCTCTGAGGTATTGCCTTTCAGAACAAATAATTATCTCTCTTTTTTATTTATGTGCATCTTATATTTGGCCAAAAGAGGAGATTGACCTTTTGAATTTGTGTTCTCTTGGactcattgaaaaaaaaaatcacttgaAATGCAAGAATCCTCGTCAACTCTTAGTTGATTATATTTCCTGAAATTTGTTGAAGGCAAAACTATCAAACAATTTATATTTCTGTTGCTAATTACTCTCAATAATTGCTTGCCATAGAGATGATGAGAACTGCATCTGAACTTCGTACGAAAGTAGAGAAACTGAGGACCAAAAGGATCGAAGATGCAGGCTGCATCAGAACAAAGAGGATTTGTGATCCAAACAGAGATTTGTTGACATCAAATCATGGTATGGGTAAACACTACAGCAAGATTATGTTGTTCATGCCCCAAATAGTTCAATGAAATATTTTGTGTTTCTATAGTgtaatatatgtattttttttttctttcaaggcCTTTTCAATGCAAAGTTGGAAGATCTTCAAGAATTTCTTGGTGATTTAAAGAAAATATGATCGTCATACGTTGTTTGCTGTACTTGCTGTAGGGTATGTTTTCCCCCTTTGATAATAGGTATGTTCTCTCCTGTGCTATCTGCGTGGGTAGACATTTGGCATGAAAATTGTTGGCATTTAATTATCTTTGATAGAGAACATCTCATAAGATTTGAACTGGACTATGTTGTCTTTGCATGGAAATGAGCAGTAGAAATGTTTTTGCCAGAAAATATGGCTCCAGATTATGAAGGCCCACGCATGTAtgtgtacatatatatatgtttGCTTTGAATGGTTGTGAAGTAGTGGAAATGATGTGACTCATGAATCCTCAAAACTCCTGTATGGAATTCAGTGATGAAGATTATGAGCCTTAATGAAGACAAGAAACTAAAAATCAAGAAATACTTGTACAGCAAAAGAACCCGGGAAGTTGCACAAGTTCATGAGCTGATGAACATGTTTGTTTTCCATGGCCAAATGATCCACTATCCCTTATAACATCTGGCACGAAGCCCTAATTACTTTGTAGTGAATAGATTGGTTAAGCCGACTTAATCAGGGAAATGTGAAAAAAATAATCATCTAAAATAAGCACTTgttatttttttgtaatttaagTCGATAAATTCAAAATGAGTgattaaaattttacaattttcaagtGGGGCTGGTGTAGTGGTGAATGTACACTACATCTTGACCAATTCATGGAATTGATAGCTTGGGGAGGACTCCACTTTGCACTTCTAACGCCTTTTGTCAATTGCAAAACAAGAACGGtaaattaagtaatttttttaatattggtATTAAAAGTGGAAATAaataagtaattttttttaattttggtaTTAAAAGTGGAAATTAACGGGTTTTTTAGTATAGTATTCTTATAAAAGATATAAGTAAcctatttatttttcttatttgattAACTAACAATAATTAAGCTTATCGTATTAATATAGTTTGCTATAGAATAAttataataacttgaaattaataaAGTTTTTTAACAGGCACATATGCAAGGTGTATGTATGTACAAGGATTACTCTTTTCTAAAATTTGTCTAAAAATGTTAATTGCTTTTGATATGTTTTTCACCAAAAACAAATCAATATGGCAATGGGGCTTTTTGAAAAAGGAAAATGGATTGGCCCATGCAAGTCTCGAACCTGCGACCTTCGCATTATTTGCACGACGCTCTAACCAACTGAGCTAATACGCCAGTTAATGAAAAGTGTTATAGTTAATTATTAGTATCCTTATTCTATTTCATTTATATTTCAACTAAATTTTAGGGAAGAAAAAATGGCTGTCTTCTTTGCCATTGTAAGTATTATTTTTGAATTGCACCACTATTACTACATCTCTCTCTCTTGATTGGTTTTTTTATAaacattattattttattatcaaaattgaatccaattgaaattttaaatattaattaattcaatttatttaaaacaaataacattcccagaaaaaaaaaatttgcccCTTTTTCTCATTTGAATATGTCATTTTCAGTTTCACAAAAGATAATAAATAGTAACACATTCCATCATTTttgtgggttttttttttttgaaatgtttttatctttaattttgaAACGGAATGCCTACTCCTCATTCAATCTTTATATATTTAGGTGATCAAGGTttgattttcaaattaaaatcaaattaatttaatttaaaattaaattatacttaaaatcaatcaaatttaaaataattaaaataaaaataaaaaatggaatCATTGTGTCCGATTTAATTTTAAGCAAATAATTAAAACTtctcttaaaaaaaatttaatcattaatgTCTTCAAGAGGCTAATTATCAGCCAACCCAAAAACAGAGCCATAATTCAACATCCAATCCTTTCATCAGTATTCTAGTTTTATTATTATCTATTAAACTACACACAAATAATTTCTTACCATGGTGAAATTATATTATGAGGGGTGAATTGGAAATGATGGACTTATGGAGAAATAGCTTATAAGATTTGGACATTGTTTGGCTGCAGACTCTAGCTTAAGGAGTAATGATTGTCACTCTGAAAAGTTTCTTTTttctcatgaaaaaaaaaaaaaatattgtcaTCACTGAATTAAGTGTagcaaatattataattttatacttATAATCACATGAGATCTACTTAAAAATATATAGAATGAAATGATTGTAAGAAAATATTCATATCCACTGCATTAAATAATATCACATTTAATCATCTCAAAAATAGATTATTATTTCATAAACGCAAATGAAAtagttattaataaataatatatttaaataaataaaagtaaaattcacttaaaaaaataaaaatttagataaattattattagttTCTAAACTACTTATATTTAGTTTCCCAATTATAATGAAATTAATGATTTGATCATCGAGTTTTAAAAAACATATTAGCTCATTTTTAAATTACTAatcacataaaaattaaaattaaaatgaccTCAAATCAAAACGAATTCAATCCTAAATTACTAACAATTGAAATGAGCTGAAATCGCTTAGaattagtttaattttatttattttattatttaagtaTGAACTATCAATTATAATTTAGACTGATAAGTGATTAAATCTGTTAAGGACTTATttgatattaatattaaaattaatattgaaatcacttttttaaatattattaattaaagtgtattaaaaattaatttaaaattaaatttatatggcATAATAATATGaagtgcaaaataataaaattattttttaaaattatttttttaataatatttaaatgattttttttttaattttgaaaagcACTTTCTTGATTTAGAATTTCACTACCAAACAGGTCTAAAAATACTTTCAATTGCGATCTCAATGCCAAaagaaaatagattaaaaaaaaaaaaaaagtcgaaTCCAACTGGATCAAAGCCTATTAGCAAAGCAAAACAGCGTGTGAATGGAACCACACCCAACTTTTTTCCTTAAACCCTAAATATAATAACCCAATAAAGTATAAAAGGGAAGGATAGCTCAAAAACCCTACTATCCGCCATCACCCGTAGTCGCAAGCCCTTTTCTACCTCCTACTCAGAGACTGATTAAGAGAGGAGATATGGGAAGTGATAGCGAAGCGGAGAGGTCGCAGAAGCTGGAGAAGGACAAGAAGAAGATGTTGGCTCTGTCTCCTATTGCCAAGCCCCTTGCTGGTAAAAAGCTCTGCAAAAAAACCCTTAAGTTAGTTCGCAGAGGTATGTTGATTTACATTTATAAATTTAGAACTTGTGCTTCTTTTCGTCCTTGTTTCTGAGAAAGAAATTAAGGGGCTTCTTTTTGTTCTATCATATTCCCATGCTTGTTTTGATTGGAAACTGTTGAAGATAACGGATTGAAACTTCAGTTGCCATCTTTTAGCTGTTTTTGTTTCTTTGCCACCTAGTTTGGTACTTTTGTAGTTTGATGCTGGATTTTGAGTATTTAGAGATTTCAATGCATAACACGATTTTGAGATTAGAACAAACATTTGAATCAGAGATGGGTTTTCTTAGTGATACATGTAGCTGAATTGAAAAGGGTGATGGTAATGggtgtgattttttttttaaaggaaagCTGTGTATTAGTTTTTGGTGCAATtgataaatttgatttatttatgctACGCCTATGATGAAATCATTATATTGTTCTACTTCCAGCTGCTGAACACAAATGCTTGAAGAGAGGAGTGAAGGAGGTGGTGAAAAGTATTCGGCGGGGTCATAAAGGGTCAGTTATTCTATACATCATGGGATTTTGAAGCAATCCTATCATCTCTATTTAGTTTTTAAAACACAATTAATATTGTTTTTGTTTCTTCACATTATTAAACAAATAGGTTTCATGGAttatttcccttttctcttttcattTTTGAAGCCAATGATGGTCTAATGTTTCTAGAATCCTTGGCAAAGTTACATGGTATTTGTTTTTTAAAATTGAGGAAAAAGACTTGGACTGCATTTGGTTGTTGTAGAGTCATGTGCTGGTTATGCAATTTCTCAGTTTCATTTCTTAAAAGGACTTTGACAGGGATGTGGATATTTTGGTAATCTTGCTCCTCTTTTCTTGTTTGCTATTTTACTGTATTAGTACCCACTTTGTAGAGGTCAATCTATCATTTATGGGCTGCATTTTGTTAAATACATCTTTGTTTTTGTTATGTACTGATAGTTGGATCCCAGTCATCAAAGTTGAACAATTATGAAATTCTGCTGTTAATGAATtgattttaaacatgtaatttaaatatttatttgatttatgcACGGAGTAGCTTGATGTCAAAATTCTGAAATTGTTTTTAGAATCTTAAATGGTTTTTTTATTTGATGCAGGTTATGTGTTATAGCTGGGAACATATCTCCCATAGATGTAATCACTCATGTCCCAATCTTGTGTGAGGAGGCTGACATTCCCTATATATATGTTCCCTCAAAAGAGGTGatgcttctttcttcttcttcttcttcttcttcccccttttttttttttccttctctctctctccccttaTTGCTTTCCCTTTGGGTGGCACTGGGTACCTGCTCTTCTTTCTTATTGTATCAAGGATGGCAGGGTCATGTTTATAATATTTCATTTTCTACTTTTTCTCAATAACTTTTAGCAAGTGCCTTTTGTTTTATGACAGCATCTCAACATATAACAGGACCTACAGTATCAGTAAATAAGAGTATAGGAATAGCTTATTAGTTATCCACGCCTACAAAATTTGTTCCAAACCTGAAAAGTCTTATAATTGCATATGCCTTGCCTTGCAATATCAGTAATGCCTTAATCGCATGATAAGTTTGAAGGTTCTTTTCCATTGTCTTCCAGGTTTCTACTTTGCTAATGTTAATTTCCCGTTCCAGGATCTTGCAAACGCAGGAGCCACCAAGAGACCTACATGTTGTGTTCTGGTGTTAACCAAGCCTCCAAAGGGGGAACTAGACCAGGAGGAACAGGAGAAATTAAAGGCAGAATTGTCTCAGGTTTCAGCTGATGTGTCTGAACTTACATCCTCTCTTTTCTAGTGGAAAAAATGACGGTTGTTGTAGTTTGGCTGATGTAATATGCAGTTGTTAATGTGATTTCGTTGCGGTTGGATGATGTACCAAAGCTTTTGTTTCCCCTTAATGGTAATGGCTTTCTCCCCCTTAAATTGCAATGATTGAGATAATTCATCTTTTGATGGGTATGATTCCTAGTCCGAGAATGAGTGCTTATTTGTGAAACAAATTGTTTAAGGTTTAAAACCATATCTGAGTCGTGAATACTAAAGATCGCGCCAAAGTTTTCCTCTCTAAAGACTTCGAATTCAATCAGATTGAAATCAGTGACTCTAGTCAAattcaaatcaattttttttttttttaaaactgaaaaataatttcaattattA harbors:
- the LOC110640562 gene encoding protein MIS12 homolog — its product is MEGSESEAVFESLNLKPRVLVNEILNTVENLFDDAFDFYHQEASTLLKTEGTDRSQHINQGIDHIRNVILSNMGRRLGMWQEYCLRHCFAVPQGFSLPKSESLDESMTCHDVICDPDLDAQLDSLRNRLTLIGKESSEMNRELQALERQSASSDSCAALVNEALQLYEQNSAHDMLLEMMRTASELRTKVEKLRTKRIEDAGCIRTKRICDPNRDLLTSNHGLFNAKLEDLQEFLGDLKKI
- the LOC110640577 gene encoding H/ACA ribonucleoprotein complex subunit 2-like protein, which translates into the protein MGSDSEAERSQKLEKDKKKMLALSPIAKPLAGKKLCKKTLKLVRRAAEHKCLKRGVKEVVKSIRRGHKGLCVIAGNISPIDVITHVPILCEEADIPYIYVPSKEDLANAGATKRPTCCVLVLTKPPKGELDQEEQEKLKAELSQVSADVSELTSSLF